A stretch of Henckelia pumila isolate YLH828 chromosome 4, ASM3356847v2, whole genome shotgun sequence DNA encodes these proteins:
- the LOC140863568 gene encoding protein LONGIFOLIA 1, which produces MAAKLLQSLTDDNLDLQKQIGCMTGIFQLFDRQHMITGGRRIAGHTPKRLPAGKSHSGSGNLERDSSNGQQRSASSEKYSNKNIQERQRVFTESSRASFSSSSRSSSFCSLDCNRTTQLEPTSFDGIIFPETPSRDSAMSLQDSSPHFSRQVIDLRHFVKDSMYREVQGPSAKAKSTEATDFVAKHRDSPRPPLKTGVGSHGLCPDKNSATAADLKESLRVLAKLQEAPWYHNEPRELLRSASYHSKDGSSFSVSKDLPRFSYDGREMNRAPDVSKSSLKLKDLPRLSLDSREGSLRSLKADSKSNIFVKTLQKGSGEFDRKTQNLQQSAGNQARPPSVVAKLMGLETLPDSVSSSETNMGSNRSYQNEDFVNVSRSFTNTDSSKPIPQLSSSSAKNLWKEPSSPRWRNPDSSMKPMSRFPIEPAPWKQTDGTKTSQKPASRSTRGPAKTPNTIPTVYSEIEKRLKDLEFTQSGKDLRALKQILESMQAKGFLETEKEGRGSNFASHKDHEQKFSSLINESGLSNDRNLKTDQILASTKKRVGSGKNYESPIVIMKPAKLVEKSGIPAASVLSLDGFSGLPKHQDSNSVESRKGSSSGRMSNDSATKSNQRENAVTPVNLRNDRISKASQNSTSSQQSAKDSNASSGKSSGSISPRMQQKKAELEKRTRPPTTPPDSSKVRKQPNKQQTESVSAAGRRRPKNPNFHAIEEQPCDISVEPRNSSYRENDNLVQLSKSPIHESRSAEVFGSERSPSTCHRQHPSTKACELMVSGFAEKKSALTLNDEEAAELACAATEHSSPISVLDNAAHKDDSPSPVKYIGKTLKVDVSADAETNCGLNSMEMSITSEINRKKLQNIENLVQKLRRINSSHDEARTDYIASLCENTDPDHRYISEILLASGLLLRDLGGSLANFQFHPSGHPINPDLFLVLEQTKASTLLKEERSDERTATQMMSIDKFNRKLIFDTVNEILTQRLTLSEPWPGTLKPARKAVNAQKLLRDLCSEIEGLRTETSKRGGSDAEDDGWKNILCQDLTLRSESWTNFDDEISGPVLDIERLIFKDLVDEIVIGESTGLKTKSGRHRKHFSK; this is translated from the exons ATGGCAGCAAAGCTATTACAATCTTTGACAGATGACAATTTAGATTTGCAGAAACAGATAGGATGTATGACTGGCATATTTCAACTGTTTGATCGGCAACATATGATCACCGGCGGTAGGCGAATTGCCGGCCATACGCCGAAGAGGCTTCCTGCTG GAAAATCCCACTCCGGTAGCGGTAATTTAGAAAGAGATTCTTCCAATGGACAACAAAGATCTGCATCATCG GAAAAATACTCAAACAAGAATATACAAGAGAGACAAAGGGTATTCACCGAATCGTCCAGGGCTTCATTCTCATCGTCTTCCCGCTCATCCTCTTTTTGTTCCCTTGATTGTAACAGAACTACTCAATTAGAACCAACCTCCTTTGATGGAATAATTTTCCCGGAAACTCCCTCGAGGGATTCAGCTATGAGCCTGCAGGATTCATCTCCACACTTTAGTCGACAAGTCATTGATCTCAGGCATTTCGTGAAGGATTCCATGTACAGGGAAGTTCAGGGACCATCAGCTAAAGCTAAATCCACGGAGGCAACGGATTTTGTAGCGAAGCACAGAGACTCGCCTAGGCCACCGTTAAAAACTGGTGTTGGTTCCCATGGTTTATGTCCTGATAAAAATTCAGCCACAGCTGCTGATCTCAAAGAGTCTCTTAGAGTTCTAGCTAAACTTCAAGAAGCACCTTGGTATCATAATGAACCTAGAGAACTTTTGAGATCAGCATCCTACCACTCGAAAGATGGGTCATCATTTTCGGTTTCAAAGGATCTTCCTCGGTTTTCTTACGATGGAAGGGAAATGAACCGAGCACCTGATGTTTCCAAATCTTCCCTCAAGCTTAAAGACCTTCCTAGACTCTCATTAGACAGTAGGGAAGGTTCATTGCGGAGCCTGAAAGCTGACTCAAAATCAAACATTTTTGTGAAAACATTGCAGAAGGGTAGTGGTGAGTTTGATAGAAAGACTCAGAATCTGCAACAATCTGCTGGAAACCAAGCACGGCCTCCAAGCGTTGTCGCAAAGCTGATGGGTTTGGAAACACTTCCCGATTCAGTCTCATCCAGTGAAACCAATATGGGTTCGAATAGAAGTTATCAAAATGAAGATTTTGTTAATGTTTCAAGGTCTTTTACAAACACCGATTCAAGCAAACCAATCCCACAATTGAGTTCAAGTTCTGCAAAAAACTTGTGGAAGGAGCCTAGCTCACCACGATGGAGAAATCCCGATTCTTCAATGAAACCAATGTCACGGTTTCCAATTGAACCTGCACCATGGAAGCAGACTGATGGAACTAAAACCTCTCAGAAACCAGCCTCCAGAAGCACGAGAGGTCCAGCAAAGACTCCAAACACTATTCCTACTGTTTACAGTGAGATTGAGAAGAGATTAAAAGATCTCGAATTCACACAATCTGGAAAGGACCTTCGAGCACTTAAACAGATACTGGAATCAATGCAGGCAAAGGGATTTTTAGAAACCGAAAAGGAAGGGAGAGGTTCTAATTTTGCCAGTCATAAAGATCATGAgcaaaaattttcaagtttGATTAATGAATCTGGATTATCAAACGATCGAAATTTAAAGACGGATCAAATTCTTGCCTCAACAAAGAAGAGGGTTGGCTCGGGAAAAAATTACGAGTCTCCTATTGTAATCATGAAGCCAGCTAAGCTTGTTGAGAAATCTGGTATACCTGCTGCTTCTGTGCTTTCACTTGATGGCTTTTCTGGTCTGCCTAAACATCAGGATAGTAACTCTGTTGAAAGTCGAAAGGGGTCAAGCAGTGGCAGAATGTCTAATGATTCGGCCACTAAATCCAATCAACGAGAAAATGCTGTAACTCCCGTTAATTTGAGAAATGACAGAATTTCGAAAGCCTCTCAGAATTCAACAAGTTCCCAACAGTCAGCCAAAGATAGCAATGCAAGTTCGGGGAAGAGTTCGGGATCAATCAGCCCACGAATGCAACAGAAGAAAGCAGAGCTCGAAAAAAGAACTCGACCACCGACCACCCCTCCTGATTCAAGCAAAGTGAGAAAACAGCCAAACAAGCAACAGACTGAGTCTGTTTCAGCAGCTGGAAGACGCAGGCCAAAAAATCCCAACTTTCATGCAATCGAGGAACAACCTTgtgacatcagtgtcgaaccaAGGAATTCGAGTTATCGTGAGAATGATAACTTAGTTCAACTTTCCAAGAGTCCCATACATGAATCAAGAAGTGCAGAAGTGTTTGGTTCTGAAAGATCTCCTAGCACCTGCCATAGACAGCATCCGTCCACGAAGGCTTGTGAACTTATGGTCTCTGGCTTTGCAGAAAAG AAATCTGCCCTGACATTAAATGACGAAGAAGCAGCGGAGCTCGCTTGTGCTGCCACCGAGCACTCAAGTCCCATCTCTGTTCTTGATAATGCGGCACATAAAGATGATTCCCCTTCACCTGTTAAGTATATAGGAAAGACCCTCAAAG TCGATGTATCCGCTGATGCAGAGACTAATTGTGGTTTGAACTCCATGGAAATGAGTATCACGTCTGAAATCAACAGAAAGAAACTTCAGAACATCGAAAATTTAGTCCAGAAGCTCAGAAGGATCAACTCTAGCCACGATGAAGCTCGGACAGATTACATCGCCTCTTTATGCGAGAACACTGATCCTGATCACCGCTACATTTCTGAGATTCTATTAGCTTCAGGTCTCCTCCTCCGAGACCTCGGAGGGAGCCTGGCAAATTTCCAGTTCCATCCATCCGGTCATCCTATCAACCCTGATTTGTTTTTGGTCTTGGAACAAACAAAAGCAAGCACATTACTGAAGGAAGAACGTAGCGATGAAAGGACCGCAACTCAGATGATGTCCATAGATAAATTCAATCGAAAACTAATTTTCGATACTGTGAACGAGATTCTTACCCAAAGATTGACACTTTCTGAGCCATGGCCTGGAACACTTAAACCTGCAAGAAAGGCTGTGAATGCACAGAAGCTTCTCAGAGACTTGTGCTCAGAGATTGAAGGGCTTCGGACCGAAACTTCAAAACGTGGCGGCTCTGATGCAGAGGACGATGGATGGAAAAACATCTTATGTCAAGATTTGACTCTTCGGTCCGAAAGCTGGACAAATTTCGATGATGAAATCTCAGGTCCTGTTCTTGACATCGAACGCTTGATTTTTAAGGATTTAGTCGATGAGATCGTGATCGGAGAGTCTACTGGTTTGAAAACGAAATCCGGCAGGcataggaagcacttctcaaaGTAA
- the LOC140863569 gene encoding transcription factor TCP5 isoform X1, with protein MLNLDFSQVECDHETTNSMSTMNSREKDHSSTPNEKELDDKNIIKFPKINITSSSRQWSSFKNPRIVRVSRAFGGKDRHSKVCTIRGLRDRRIRLSVPTAVLLYELQDRLGLSQPSKVVDWLLDATKHEIDKLPPLPSIPINNMTTSYQESSSINPQIVSLSHNFLTTDQVPFPGINQGKERVMLVDQKEKWISPHQDHQENQDQAAVFGQGSFVAQNLFPLNSQQQPSFPNMTYNSFLHGWDPSSLSLSQFGGGFSFPNQNDQAHTSHNMSLTPPSVVSSSNPQLFLPSISPHLNPPYLTTSMESDMIMRQITHLQQQNPSLKSYGSMNMNSKTTVRSQGHNKTERSGDKDHRSSQRQ; from the exons ATGTTGAATC TTGATTTCTCGCAGGTGGAATGTGATCATGAAACAACAAACTCTATGTCGACCATGAATTCGAGAGAAAAAGATCACAGCAGCACTCCCAACGAAAAAGAACTAGACGATAAGAACATCATCAAGTTCCCCAAGATCAACATTACATCTTCTTCTAGGCAATGGTCAAGCTTCAAAAACCCAAGAATCGTCCGCGTATCACGCGCTTTTGGAGGCAAAGACAGGCACAGCAAAGTGTGCACCATAAGGGGCTTGAGGGATCGTCGGATCAGGCTCTCCGTGCCCACCGCGGTTCTGTTATACGAACTTCAAGACAGGCTGGGATTGAGCCAACCTAGTAAAGTTGTAGACTGGCTGCTGGACGCAACCAAACACGAAATAGACAAACTTCCACCTCTTCCAAGTATACCTATAAACAACATGACCACTTCATATCAAGAATCATCTTCTATTAACCCTCAAATAGTATCCCTATCCCACAATTTCCTCACCACAGATCAAGTACCCTTTCCGGGGATCAATCAAGGGAAAGAAAGGGTGATGTTGGTTGATCAAAAGGAGAAGTGGATCTCACCACACCAAGATCATCAAGAAAACCAAGATCAGGCCGCGGTTTTCGGGCAGGGATCATTTGTGGCTCAAAACTTGTTCCCATTAAACAGCCAACAACAACCCTCTTTCCCAAACATGACATACAACTCTTTTCTCCACGGTTGGGATCCTTCAAGCCTCTCTTTATCCCAATTCGGAGGAGGGTTTTCGTTCCCGAATCAAAACGATCAAGCTCACACATCCCACAACATGAGTCTCACGCCTCCTTCCGTCGTCTCCTCTTCGAATCCTCAGCTCTTTTTACCTTCCATTTCCCCACACCTTAATCCTCCATACCTCACCACATCAATGGAGAGTGATATGATCATGAGACAGATCACTCATTTGCAGCAACAAAATCCAAGCTTGAAATCATATGGATCGATGAACATGAACTCGAAAACCACCGTTCGATCACAGGGTCACAACAAAACAGAAAGATCAGGAGATAAAGACCACAGAAGTTCTCAAAGacaataa
- the LOC140863569 gene encoding transcription factor TCP5 isoform X2 yields the protein MSTMNSREKDHSSTPNEKELDDKNIIKFPKINITSSSRQWSSFKNPRIVRVSRAFGGKDRHSKVCTIRGLRDRRIRLSVPTAVLLYELQDRLGLSQPSKVVDWLLDATKHEIDKLPPLPSIPINNMTTSYQESSSINPQIVSLSHNFLTTDQVPFPGINQGKERVMLVDQKEKWISPHQDHQENQDQAAVFGQGSFVAQNLFPLNSQQQPSFPNMTYNSFLHGWDPSSLSLSQFGGGFSFPNQNDQAHTSHNMSLTPPSVVSSSNPQLFLPSISPHLNPPYLTTSMESDMIMRQITHLQQQNPSLKSYGSMNMNSKTTVRSQGHNKTERSGDKDHRSSQRQ from the coding sequence ATGTCGACCATGAATTCGAGAGAAAAAGATCACAGCAGCACTCCCAACGAAAAAGAACTAGACGATAAGAACATCATCAAGTTCCCCAAGATCAACATTACATCTTCTTCTAGGCAATGGTCAAGCTTCAAAAACCCAAGAATCGTCCGCGTATCACGCGCTTTTGGAGGCAAAGACAGGCACAGCAAAGTGTGCACCATAAGGGGCTTGAGGGATCGTCGGATCAGGCTCTCCGTGCCCACCGCGGTTCTGTTATACGAACTTCAAGACAGGCTGGGATTGAGCCAACCTAGTAAAGTTGTAGACTGGCTGCTGGACGCAACCAAACACGAAATAGACAAACTTCCACCTCTTCCAAGTATACCTATAAACAACATGACCACTTCATATCAAGAATCATCTTCTATTAACCCTCAAATAGTATCCCTATCCCACAATTTCCTCACCACAGATCAAGTACCCTTTCCGGGGATCAATCAAGGGAAAGAAAGGGTGATGTTGGTTGATCAAAAGGAGAAGTGGATCTCACCACACCAAGATCATCAAGAAAACCAAGATCAGGCCGCGGTTTTCGGGCAGGGATCATTTGTGGCTCAAAACTTGTTCCCATTAAACAGCCAACAACAACCCTCTTTCCCAAACATGACATACAACTCTTTTCTCCACGGTTGGGATCCTTCAAGCCTCTCTTTATCCCAATTCGGAGGAGGGTTTTCGTTCCCGAATCAAAACGATCAAGCTCACACATCCCACAACATGAGTCTCACGCCTCCTTCCGTCGTCTCCTCTTCGAATCCTCAGCTCTTTTTACCTTCCATTTCCCCACACCTTAATCCTCCATACCTCACCACATCAATGGAGAGTGATATGATCATGAGACAGATCACTCATTTGCAGCAACAAAATCCAAGCTTGAAATCATATGGATCGATGAACATGAACTCGAAAACCACCGTTCGATCACAGGGTCACAACAAAACAGAAAGATCAGGAGATAAAGACCACAGAAGTTCTCAAAGacaataa